In the genome of Rhizobium rhizogenes, one region contains:
- a CDS encoding carbohydrate ABC transporter permease, translated as MTDKNAMINRYRWYEVVGIYCGVAVFLTFVLAPFVEGFLVSLKPLSLLFSSPYKFWPENGSFEAYRTMWVSVPGFALYIFNSFFIAGSITLIVLVLVIPASYAFARFNFKGAGLLLGIFLAVKMFSGAVLLIPLFRLMRSIGVLNTYFAMIIPGVAFIIPTGILLLVTYMRRIPRELEEAAYVDGASRLYTLRRVVLPIATPGIAVVAISSFIEAYAQQFIYALTFNSKTEYMPLPVGLFAYFGRQEVVWNELMAASFVGIAPAMIAIFLMQRYLVGGLTAGAVK; from the coding sequence ATGACCGACAAAAATGCGATGATCAACCGCTACAGGTGGTATGAAGTTGTCGGGATCTATTGCGGCGTCGCTGTGTTCCTCACCTTCGTGCTGGCACCCTTCGTGGAAGGGTTTCTGGTTTCGCTGAAACCGCTCAGCCTGCTGTTTTCGTCCCCTTACAAGTTTTGGCCCGAGAATGGCTCCTTCGAGGCCTACCGGACGATGTGGGTCAGCGTGCCGGGTTTTGCGCTTTATATTTTCAACTCCTTTTTCATCGCGGGGAGCATTACGCTCATCGTTCTGGTACTCGTGATACCCGCTTCATACGCGTTTGCCCGCTTTAACTTCAAAGGCGCGGGTCTGCTGCTGGGAATATTCCTTGCCGTGAAGATGTTTTCGGGCGCCGTGCTCCTTATTCCATTGTTTCGCCTCATGCGCTCCATTGGTGTATTGAATACCTACTTCGCGATGATCATTCCCGGAGTCGCTTTCATAATTCCGACGGGCATCCTGCTCCTCGTGACCTATATGCGCCGCATACCCCGAGAGTTGGAGGAGGCGGCTTATGTCGATGGCGCAAGCAGGCTCTACACCCTGCGTCGGGTTGTCTTGCCCATAGCAACGCCCGGCATAGCGGTCGTCGCAATCTCATCGTTTATCGAGGCCTATGCGCAGCAATTCATCTACGCGCTGACGTTCAACTCCAAGACCGAATATATGCCGCTGCCAGTGGGTCTTTTTGCCTATTTCGGCCGGCAGGAGGTCGTCTGGAACGAACTTATGGCAGCGAGCTTCGTCGGTATCGCCCCAGCGATGATCGCGATTTTCCTGATGCAACGATATCTCGTCGGCGGGCTGACCGCAGGCGCGGTGAAATAA
- a CDS encoding carbohydrate ABC transporter permease, producing the protein MDAKRSAVVFAWCLLLPALLYIALIVAYPLVDTFILSFTDASLKKVTNWVGFINYEKIFNATFADVITRTFIWTFFSVSIKMIIGTFGAVLLNSAVPGRALFRILTMPPWIVPMAIGIFMWGWMYNGQFGMISGVLQNLGLVNGPVAFLAYGNTAFWATIVTDVWIGVPMVTLYLLAAIQSIPQDLYEAAWTDGASRAYRFRRITLPLMLPAMITMSVLSLISTFNSFDIIWILTRGGPNGETTTMIIDTYKTAIGAYKYGEGAARAVLICIFLSIFTFFYFRITSRFSQEASR; encoded by the coding sequence ATGGATGCAAAACGTAGCGCAGTCGTCTTCGCCTGGTGTCTTCTTCTGCCGGCGCTTCTATATATCGCTCTAATCGTCGCCTATCCGCTCGTGGATACGTTCATCCTGTCGTTCACCGATGCGTCGCTTAAAAAAGTGACGAATTGGGTCGGCTTCATCAATTACGAGAAGATTTTCAACGCGACGTTTGCCGATGTCATCACGCGGACCTTTATCTGGACGTTCTTTTCCGTCTCGATAAAGATGATCATCGGCACATTTGGTGCAGTGCTTCTGAATTCGGCGGTACCTGGCCGGGCACTGTTTCGTATCCTGACAATGCCGCCATGGATCGTGCCGATGGCTATCGGCATCTTCATGTGGGGCTGGATGTATAACGGCCAGTTCGGCATGATTTCCGGTGTGCTGCAGAATCTCGGTCTGGTAAACGGCCCGGTCGCGTTCCTTGCCTATGGCAATACGGCCTTCTGGGCAACGATCGTCACCGATGTGTGGATCGGCGTGCCGATGGTGACGCTCTATCTGCTGGCCGCCATCCAGTCCATTCCGCAGGACCTTTACGAAGCGGCGTGGACGGACGGGGCAAGCCGCGCCTATCGTTTCCGCCGTATCACGCTGCCGCTGATGTTGCCCGCCATGATCACCATGTCGGTCCTGTCCCTGATTTCGACCTTCAATTCCTTCGATATCATCTGGATTCTCACGCGTGGCGGTCCGAACGGCGAAACCACAACCATGATCATCGATACCTACAAGACGGCGATCGGAGCTTACAAATATGGTGAAGGTGCCGCGCGCGCTGTGCTGATCTGCATCTTCCTGTCGATCTTCACCTTCTTTTATTTCCGCATCACCAGCCGTTTCTCGCAGGAGGCCAGCCGATGA
- a CDS encoding Gfo/Idh/MocA family protein, with amino-acid sequence MKVGIIGLGFRLGYLGYVFHEIDKDFEIVGYVDPAPAGLPGLQEKGISVGKAYDSPEALIANEKFDLLMIGSPNHMHLEHIRIGLEAGCTIFSEKPIVVSIEESLELARLLNKHGHERLLVGLVLRYSPLYRDLRAAQAEGKLGDVVSIEASEHIPPYHGAFFMRDWRRYEHYSGSFMLEKCCHDLDLYNGVVGARPRFVSSFGGRKSFTPANAPQNDGINDMEVYHRKPSGWMGSERVFDSDGDIIDYQTAIVEYENGASLAFHTNLNVPDDFRRFCVIGAKGMAEGDFVRGFLNVHNARTNEKTVAKTYSAATTLSQHYGADEQMAEDVVAHIVKGAPLPVSALDAIEAGILALAMDEARHGRKVVDLQPVWDEYDLALHGRPKSPAAKSA; translated from the coding sequence ATGAAGGTGGGAATTATCGGACTCGGATTCCGTCTCGGTTATCTGGGCTACGTTTTTCATGAAATCGACAAGGATTTCGAGATCGTCGGTTATGTCGATCCCGCTCCGGCCGGTCTGCCGGGTCTGCAGGAAAAGGGCATTTCGGTCGGCAAGGCGTATGACAGTCCCGAGGCGCTGATCGCCAACGAGAAATTCGATCTTCTGATGATCGGCTCGCCGAACCATATGCATCTGGAACATATCCGCATCGGGCTCGAAGCCGGTTGCACCATCTTCAGCGAAAAACCAATCGTCGTCAGCATCGAGGAAAGCCTTGAGCTTGCCCGGTTGCTCAACAAGCATGGCCACGAGCGGCTGTTGGTCGGCCTTGTCCTGCGTTATTCGCCGCTTTACCGCGATCTGCGCGCCGCGCAGGCCGAAGGCAAGCTCGGCGATGTCGTTTCCATCGAGGCTTCGGAACATATTCCGCCCTATCACGGCGCGTTCTTCATGCGCGACTGGCGGCGTTACGAGCATTATTCCGGCTCCTTCATGCTGGAAAAATGCTGCCACGATCTCGATCTTTATAATGGTGTCGTCGGTGCAAGGCCGCGGTTCGTATCGAGCTTTGGCGGGCGCAAGAGCTTCACGCCTGCCAATGCCCCGCAAAATGACGGTATCAACGACATGGAGGTCTACCATCGCAAGCCGAGCGGCTGGATGGGTTCCGAAAGGGTCTTCGACAGCGACGGCGACATCATCGATTACCAGACGGCGATCGTTGAATATGAAAATGGCGCGTCGCTTGCCTTCCATACCAATCTCAACGTTCCCGACGATTTCCGCCGTTTCTGCGTGATCGGCGCCAAGGGCATGGCGGAGGGCGACTTCGTGCGCGGCTTCCTCAACGTGCACAATGCCCGGACCAACGAGAAGACCGTGGCAAAGACCTATTCGGCGGCAACCACGCTTTCGCAGCACTACGGTGCCGACGAACAGATGGCCGAGGACGTCGTCGCCCATATCGTCAAGGGTGCCCCCCTGCCGGTTTCCGCGCTCGATGCGATCGAGGCCGGTATTCTGGCGCTCGCCATGGACGAGGCGCGTCATGGCCGCAAGGTGGTCGATCTCCAACCTGTGTGGGATGAATATGACTTGGCGCTCCATGGGCGGCCGAAATCCCCCGCCGCGAAGTCGGCTTGA
- a CDS encoding GntR family transcriptional regulator produces MNGAVLNLDDLQSGGGGPLYLKLRQTIEDAINGGRLKHGDALPPERDIAESACVSRVTVRKAVDDLVRDGLLVRRHGSGTFVVKPITRMQQPLTKLTSFTEDMRRRGMTASTRWLDRGLFYPTGDEMMTLGLSQSAMVARLTRLRLANDQPIALEVTSLPGDLLPDPQLVENSLYLELEKNGIRPVRAIQRISARNLTDEETLLLGVPPGSAALSVQRMAYLESGRLMEISRALYRSDAYDLVAELTMTSE; encoded by the coding sequence ATGAACGGGGCAGTGCTTAATCTGGACGACCTGCAATCGGGAGGCGGCGGCCCGCTTTACCTGAAACTGCGTCAGACGATTGAAGACGCCATCAATGGCGGCCGCCTGAAGCACGGTGACGCCCTGCCGCCGGAGCGTGATATTGCAGAAAGCGCCTGCGTCAGCCGCGTCACGGTGCGCAAGGCGGTGGATGATCTCGTGCGTGATGGTCTTCTGGTTCGCAGGCACGGCTCCGGCACCTTCGTCGTCAAGCCCATCACCCGCATGCAGCAGCCGCTGACCAAGCTCACTTCGTTTACGGAGGACATGCGCCGGCGGGGAATGACGGCAAGCACCCGCTGGCTGGACCGGGGATTGTTTTACCCGACCGGCGACGAGATGATGACGCTCGGCCTTTCGCAATCGGCCATGGTGGCGCGGCTTACCCGCCTGCGCCTTGCCAATGATCAGCCGATCGCGCTTGAAGTGACGAGCCTGCCTGGTGATCTCTTACCCGACCCGCAGCTGGTCGAGAACTCGCTTTATCTCGAGCTTGAGAAAAACGGCATCCGCCCCGTTCGCGCCATTCAACGCATCTCCGCTCGCAATCTGACGGATGAGGAAACGCTGCTGCTCGGCGTTCCGCCAGGCTCCGCCGCACTATCCGTGCAGCGCATGGCCTATCTGGAAAGCGGGCGCCTCATGGAAATATCGCGCGCCCTCTACCGCAGCGACGCCTATGACCTCGTCGCCGAACTGACGATGACCTCCGAGTGA
- a CDS encoding SIS domain-containing protein: MTTLMRQEINEIPDAVARLLDNAKNDFQEAGSQLKARDPAVIVTIARGSSDHAAHFLKYAIELQTGLPVASLGPSLASIYQTKLRLERAAAFAVSQSGKSPDIVALAQSARKGGALTFSLVNTLPSPLGDAANQAIDIQAGPEKAVAATKSFVNSIVAGLAILAEWTEDNLLAKAVSALPQNFARAVALDWSQIAEAVRGEESLYMLGRGPALAIAAEAALKCKETCELHAEAYSSAEVMHGPVSLVVPKFPVIAFAARDRAEASVTDIAAGLAHKGANVFVTSAKGNPAKPLPFVETNHPLTDALLLIAPFYGFIEQLSRARGFNPDAPAALKKVTETQ; this comes from the coding sequence ATGACAACCCTGATGCGCCAGGAAATCAACGAGATTCCCGATGCCGTCGCCCGTCTGCTGGACAATGCGAAAAATGATTTTCAGGAAGCCGGCAGCCAGCTGAAGGCCCGCGATCCAGCCGTTATCGTCACAATTGCGCGGGGTTCCTCCGACCACGCCGCACATTTCCTGAAATATGCGATCGAATTGCAGACCGGGCTGCCGGTGGCGTCGCTCGGGCCCTCGCTCGCCTCCATCTACCAGACGAAACTGCGGCTGGAACGGGCAGCCGCCTTCGCGGTGTCGCAATCGGGTAAGAGCCCCGATATCGTCGCTTTGGCGCAAAGTGCCCGCAAGGGCGGCGCGCTCACCTTTTCTCTCGTCAACACTTTGCCTTCTCCGCTTGGCGACGCCGCCAATCAGGCCATCGACATTCAGGCCGGGCCGGAAAAAGCGGTCGCCGCCACCAAATCCTTCGTCAACTCCATCGTTGCTGGCCTCGCGATCCTTGCCGAATGGACGGAAGACAACCTGCTCGCCAAGGCCGTCAGCGCCCTGCCGCAGAATTTCGCAAGAGCCGTTGCCCTCGACTGGAGCCAGATCGCCGAGGCGGTGAGGGGCGAGGAATCGCTTTATATGCTCGGCCGTGGCCCTGCCCTTGCCATTGCCGCGGAAGCCGCGCTGAAATGCAAGGAAACCTGCGAACTGCATGCGGAAGCCTACTCCTCGGCGGAAGTCATGCATGGCCCCGTCTCGCTGGTCGTGCCGAAGTTCCCCGTCATCGCCTTTGCCGCACGCGACCGCGCGGAGGCTTCCGTGACGGACATTGCCGCGGGTCTTGCCCACAAAGGCGCAAATGTTTTCGTCACATCCGCAAAAGGCAACCCGGCCAAGCCCCTGCCCTTCGTCGAGACCAACCACCCGCTGACCGACGCCCTGTTGCTGATCGCACCGTTTTACGGCTTCATCGAGCAATTGTCGCGCGCGCGCGGCTTCAACCCGGATGCGCCGGCGGCATTGAAGAAGGTAACGGAAACCCAATGA
- the nagA gene encoding N-acetylglucosamine-6-phosphate deacetylase has protein sequence MSGIKAFVGARIFDGAVWHDGKVLLTSDGHVTDISDKVPAEAEVIDANGLLIAPGFIDLQVNGGGGVMFNNQPDVDGIARICAAHAKFGTTALMVTLITDRPDVTSKAAQAGIAAGKANVPGFLGLHFEGPHLSVARKGTHDPALIRKMEAADLEVLTRCKAELAFVLTTIAPENVTREQVTALRKAGIVVSLGHTDTGLDVATAYADAGASMVTHLFNAMSPLGHREPGLVGAALSNGKLDCGLIADGFHVDPAAIGIALRAKNGPARIFLVTDAMSTIGTDDDGFELNGRRVYRNGGRLTLADGTLAGADIDMLSCIRFMHEKMNTPLEEALRMASAYPAEAIGATAKGKLQPGSDADFVVLTPDFQMHSTWIGGEKIHDAARSGA, from the coding sequence ATGAGCGGCATAAAGGCATTTGTCGGCGCCCGCATTTTCGATGGCGCCGTATGGCATGATGGCAAGGTACTGCTGACCAGTGACGGACATGTCACCGACATCTCAGACAAGGTGCCCGCCGAAGCCGAAGTGATTGACGCGAACGGGTTGCTGATCGCGCCGGGCTTCATAGACCTTCAGGTCAATGGTGGCGGCGGGGTCATGTTCAACAACCAGCCGGATGTGGATGGCATCGCCCGGATCTGCGCCGCCCACGCAAAATTCGGCACCACGGCGCTGATGGTCACGCTCATCACCGACCGGCCGGATGTGACCTCCAAAGCAGCACAGGCGGGTATCGCCGCCGGCAAAGCAAATGTGCCGGGTTTCCTCGGCCTGCATTTCGAGGGTCCGCATCTTTCGGTCGCACGCAAGGGCACCCATGATCCGGCGCTGATCCGAAAGATGGAAGCAGCCGATCTTGAGGTTCTGACCCGTTGCAAGGCGGAACTTGCCTTCGTGCTGACCACCATTGCCCCTGAAAACGTGACCAGGGAGCAGGTTACAGCGCTCCGAAAAGCCGGCATTGTCGTCAGCCTTGGCCACACCGACACAGGCCTCGATGTGGCGACGGCCTATGCTGATGCCGGCGCTTCCATGGTGACCCATCTCTTCAACGCCATGAGTCCGCTTGGCCATCGTGAACCGGGGCTGGTGGGAGCCGCACTTTCGAACGGAAAACTGGATTGCGGGCTGATCGCCGATGGTTTCCATGTCGATCCAGCCGCGATCGGCATTGCGCTGCGCGCCAAGAACGGCCCGGCCCGCATCTTCCTCGTCACCGATGCCATGTCCACAATCGGCACGGATGATGACGGCTTCGAACTGAACGGCCGGCGCGTCTATCGCAATGGCGGACGCCTGACGCTTGCCGATGGCACGCTCGCGGGGGCGGATATCGACATGCTGTCCTGCATCCGCTTCATGCATGAGAAAATGAATACGCCGCTGGAGGAGGCCTTGAGAATGGCCTCCGCTTATCCAGCAGAAGCCATCGGTGCGACGGCCAAGGGAAAACTCCAGCCCGGTTCCGATGCGGATTTCGTCGTGCTGACACCTGACTTTCAAATGCATTCCACATGGATCGGCGGAGAAAAAATCCACGATGCCGCCCGTTCCGGAGCCTGA
- a CDS encoding ROK family protein, translating into MIVCFDIGGTTIKGAIAYAPDDIRPVPRIPTPKTSFEDFAADLKSVIDNSGGTPACVSLSIAGVIDPETGKATVANIQSIHGRVLKDELEKALNLPVIVSNDADCFVIAESEIGSGQGHRVVFGVILGTGVGGGLVIDGRLINSDGGFAGEWGHGPVAATLAGNPPVALPRFECGCGLTGCVDAIGSARGMEKLHLHLHQQEMTSEDIISAWQAGDAQAARTIDILVDILASPLAMVINVTGATIVPVGGGLSNSRELLAALDEAVRGRVLRRFNRPLVVPAICRIEPGLIGSAVIGLKYEKEIAVPA; encoded by the coding sequence ATGATCGTTTGTTTCGATATTGGCGGAACGACCATCAAGGGGGCGATTGCTTATGCCCCGGATGATATTCGCCCCGTGCCGCGCATACCGACACCGAAAACCAGTTTCGAGGACTTCGCGGCCGACCTCAAATCCGTCATCGACAATAGCGGCGGCACACCCGCCTGCGTGTCGCTGTCGATTGCCGGCGTCATCGATCCCGAAACCGGTAAAGCCACCGTTGCCAATATTCAGAGCATCCATGGCAGGGTGCTGAAAGACGAGTTGGAAAAGGCGCTCAACCTTCCCGTCATCGTATCAAATGATGCCGATTGTTTCGTGATCGCCGAATCGGAAATCGGCTCTGGTCAGGGCCATCGCGTCGTCTTCGGCGTCATCCTCGGGACGGGTGTCGGCGGCGGGCTGGTCATCGATGGCAGGCTCATCAACAGCGATGGCGGTTTTGCCGGCGAATGGGGCCACGGACCAGTGGCAGCAACCCTGGCCGGCAATCCGCCGGTAGCGCTGCCGCGTTTTGAGTGCGGCTGCGGCCTCACAGGTTGCGTCGATGCCATCGGCAGCGCTCGTGGCATGGAAAAGCTGCATCTGCATCTTCACCAGCAGGAGATGACCAGCGAGGACATCATCTCCGCCTGGCAGGCAGGCGATGCGCAGGCCGCAAGAACCATCGATATTCTCGTTGATATTCTCGCCTCGCCACTCGCGATGGTGATCAACGTCACCGGGGCAACCATCGTGCCTGTCGGCGGCGGGCTTTCGAATTCAAGAGAGCTTCTGGCCGCCCTGGACGAAGCGGTCAGGGGCCGCGTTCTCCGGCGTTTCAACCGCCCGCTGGTCGTGCCTGCCATTTGCCGGATCGAGCCGGGGCTGATCGGTTCTGCCGTCATCGGACTTAAATACGAGAAGGAAATCGCCGTTCCTGCCTGA
- a CDS encoding FAD-dependent oxidoreductase: MEEAKVAPENDGKAVQHIRTSVAIAGGGPAGVMLGLLLARSGIDVTVVEKHGDFLRDFRGDTIHPSTLELMEQLGFIDEFLSLPHTRAPRLSAVIGGERIMIADFSRLPVRHRFIAFMPQWDFLNFIVGKAGQYENFRLLMNAPVTGLIERGGRVGGLIVNTADGVIEIAADLVVGADGRTSIVRKAAGLEIQRFGVPTEVLWMRLSKQPGDSTETMGHVGSRQGFVMINRGDYWQCGYVVRKGFFADIKLQGLEAFRERVAEICPFPRERLDELTSWDDVHLLTVRIDRLKRWWKPGLICIGDAAHAMSPVGGVGVNLAVQDAVAAANVLVPVFLSGRPVGDDDLAAIEKRRSFPTKATQFLQRMMRIGRKKGQAEEAEKPKGPPALVLALMRFPLLAHLTGRLVGLGFRREKIET, encoded by the coding sequence ATGGAAGAAGCGAAAGTCGCGCCGGAAAATGACGGTAAGGCGGTTCAGCACATCCGGACCTCCGTTGCCATTGCCGGCGGAGGCCCGGCGGGTGTGATGCTTGGCCTGCTGCTTGCCCGCAGCGGTATCGATGTGACGGTGGTCGAGAAGCACGGGGATTTCCTGCGCGATTTTCGCGGCGATACCATCCACCCCTCCACGCTTGAATTGATGGAGCAGCTGGGTTTCATCGACGAGTTCCTCAGCCTGCCGCATACGCGCGCGCCGCGGCTGAGCGCGGTTATCGGCGGCGAGCGTATCATGATCGCGGATTTTTCCCGGCTGCCGGTCCGTCATCGTTTCATCGCCTTCATGCCGCAATGGGATTTTCTCAATTTCATCGTCGGCAAGGCCGGGCAATATGAGAACTTCCGGCTGCTGATGAATGCGCCGGTCACCGGCCTGATCGAGCGCGGCGGGCGTGTCGGCGGTCTGATCGTCAATACAGCGGATGGCGTGATCGAGATCGCCGCGGATCTGGTGGTGGGCGCGGATGGCCGTACTTCCATCGTCCGGAAGGCGGCGGGGCTGGAAATCCAGCGGTTCGGTGTTCCGACCGAGGTGCTGTGGATGCGGCTTTCAAAACAGCCGGGCGATTCGACGGAAACCATGGGTCATGTCGGCTCGCGACAGGGTTTCGTGATGATCAACCGGGGCGATTACTGGCAATGCGGTTATGTGGTGCGCAAGGGCTTTTTCGCGGACATAAAGCTGCAGGGACTTGAGGCGTTCAGGGAGAGGGTGGCGGAAATCTGCCCTTTCCCGCGCGAGAGGCTGGACGAACTTACCAGCTGGGACGACGTGCATCTCCTGACCGTTCGCATCGACCGGCTGAAGCGCTGGTGGAAACCCGGCCTGATCTGCATTGGGGACGCGGCCCATGCCATGTCGCCGGTTGGCGGTGTCGGCGTCAACCTGGCCGTTCAGGATGCCGTTGCTGCGGCCAATGTGTTGGTGCCGGTATTTTTATCCGGCCGGCCCGTTGGTGATGATGATCTCGCCGCAATCGAGAAACGACGATCCTTCCCGACCAAGGCCACGCAATTTCTGCAGCGAATGATGCGTATCGGCCGCAAGAAGGGGCAGGCGGAGGAGGCGGAAAAGCCGAAAGGTCCACCGGCGCTTGTGCTGGCGCTCATGCGATTTCCGCTTCTTGCCCATTTGACCGGGCGGCTGGTCGGACTGGGCTTTCGCCGGGAAAAGATCGAGACGTAA
- a CDS encoding phosphatase PAP2 family protein, which translates to MRRFLVSSGWIFAASLVLVLVFIPLDPRLSESAQALPGTIVSFNRAITDFGTFSWMLYSTGALAILAYVGARVLQAQTYAGRLRTAWRLLAYFFLTIGTASILVHTLKFLIGRARPELFLEMGAYSLTPFTGDNLYESFPSGHSTAAGAFFGVLAMLVPRFRWAFLLLALVIGVSRVIVGAHYPSDVAAGLLLGMWTAMAFAFIFARSEMLFRFDAYGWPQPKNANLPVTDPR; encoded by the coding sequence ATGCGACGTTTCCTGGTTTCCAGCGGATGGATTTTTGCGGCAAGCCTTGTGCTGGTGCTGGTCTTTATTCCTCTCGATCCACGTCTTTCCGAAAGCGCGCAGGCCCTGCCCGGAACGATTGTCTCCTTCAACCGTGCCATCACCGATTTCGGAACCTTCAGCTGGATGCTCTATTCCACGGGCGCCCTTGCCATTCTTGCCTATGTCGGCGCACGGGTTTTGCAGGCTCAGACCTATGCAGGGCGCTTGAGAACCGCATGGCGGCTTCTTGCCTATTTCTTCCTGACGATCGGCACGGCGAGCATTCTCGTCCATACGCTGAAATTCCTGATCGGGCGGGCGCGGCCGGAGCTTTTTCTGGAAATGGGCGCGTATAGTCTTACGCCGTTTACCGGTGACAATCTCTATGAAAGCTTCCCTTCGGGGCATTCGACCGCTGCCGGTGCGTTTTTCGGTGTTCTGGCCATGCTGGTGCCGCGCTTCCGCTGGGCGTTTCTTTTGCTCGCCCTCGTCATCGGCGTTTCGCGTGTCATCGTTGGCGCGCATTATCCAAGTGATGTCGCCGCCGGGCTGCTACTCGGCATGTGGACGGCCATGGCCTTCGCTTTTATCTTTGCCCGGTCCGAAATGCTGTTTCGGTTCGATGCCTATGGCTGGCCGCAGCCAAAAAATGCAAATCTTCCGGTGACGGATCCACGATAG
- a CDS encoding 1-deoxy-D-xylulose-5-phosphate reductoisomerase has product MTNASEMPRKLTILGSTGSIGTSTLDVVHQLGGREQFQIMALTGAGNIALLAEQARQFGAQMVVTAEDDKYEELKSALAGTGIKVAAGKSGLEEAASMDAGWVMAAIAGTPGLAPTLTAARRGADIALANKECLVSAGDVFLRTVKQGGGRLIPVDSEHSAIFQCLTGDHKQAVERIVLTASGGPFRTWSRDEMANVTADIARAHPNWSMGLKVSIGSASMFNKGLEMIEAKYLFDLRPDQVEVIVHPQSIVHSMVGYSDGSYIAQLGSPDMRTAISYALTYPRRGSLNVERLDFAKLARLDFEAPDEARFPALRLARMALERGGLQGAALNAAEETAFHAFVAGGIGFLDMAEIVETVMDRLHDGRSATTIEDVFAADEEARRHARELISTKEKAA; this is encoded by the coding sequence ATGACGAATGCCAGTGAAATGCCACGCAAACTGACGATATTGGGTTCCACCGGTTCAATCGGCACCAGCACGCTTGATGTCGTGCATCAGCTGGGCGGCCGCGAGCAATTCCAGATCATGGCGCTAACCGGCGCGGGAAACATCGCACTTCTGGCAGAGCAGGCGCGTCAATTCGGCGCGCAGATGGTGGTGACCGCCGAAGATGACAAATATGAAGAATTGAAATCCGCCCTTGCCGGCACCGGCATAAAAGTCGCGGCCGGCAAATCCGGCCTTGAAGAAGCCGCTTCGATGGACGCCGGCTGGGTGATGGCAGCGATTGCCGGAACGCCCGGCCTTGCCCCGACGCTGACAGCCGCCAGGCGCGGCGCGGATATCGCCCTTGCCAACAAGGAGTGTCTGGTCTCGGCGGGCGATGTTTTTCTGCGCACGGTCAAACAGGGCGGCGGCAGGCTGATCCCCGTCGACAGCGAACACAGCGCGATCTTCCAGTGCCTGACGGGCGATCACAAACAGGCGGTGGAGCGCATCGTTCTGACGGCCTCCGGCGGGCCATTCCGCACCTGGTCGCGCGACGAAATGGCCAATGTCACGGCCGATATTGCCCGCGCCCATCCCAACTGGTCGATGGGGCTGAAGGTCTCCATCGGCAGCGCCTCCATGTTCAACAAGGGGCTGGAAATGATCGAGGCGAAATACCTCTTCGATCTCCGGCCCGATCAGGTGGAGGTGATCGTCCATCCGCAATCGATCGTGCACTCGATGGTCGGTTACAGCGACGGTTCCTATATCGCCCAGCTCGGCTCACCCGACATGCGCACCGCCATTTCCTATGCCCTCACCTATCCCCGGCGCGGCAGTCTCAACGTGGAACGGCTGGATTTCGCGAAACTGGCACGGCTCGATTTCGAGGCACCGGATGAGGCCCGCTTCCCCGCGCTGCGGCTCGCCCGCATGGCGCTGGAGCGTGGCGGTTTGCAGGGTGCCGCCCTGAACGCAGCGGAAGAAACCGCCTTTCACGCCTTCGTCGCGGGTGGTATCGGCTTCCTCGACATGGCCGAAATCGTCGAAACGGTCATGGACCGCCTGCATGACGGCCGCTCCGCCACCACGATTGAAGATGTCTTCGCAGCGGATGAGGAAGCCCGACGCCACGCCCGTGAATTGATCTCCACCAAAGAAAAGGCCGCGTAA